A stretch of the Dyella telluris genome encodes the following:
- a CDS encoding sensor histidine kinase has translation MSLSDFRHSVVFRMAAGYGVLLLLSVTLIAAVFYVGTAGILRSNIDEQLRSRSRQLVQEEHQHGIGALAKDIHDLLTDNQDTDTEIYLLLDPHGRKLIGNLTAWPATAVATDGLHQLEVDRLDRHSSSRLLTHRFADGSTLLVGRDMQDVRTLERLIEVAFAIGGLFALLLAGGGALLFRSQLQRQLKAIHRTTTAVSAGRLDRRIAVGRPRDEFAIVARDVNDMLDQIERLMDNTRQVSNAIAHDLRTPLGRVRATLEQALRSPHRQTRLPHDAQYAIDEIDGLITVLDKMLQIAEAESGVRRGSFEAVPLRGLLADIVELYQPAAEMRSIHLRFAVDGEPAVLADRHLLANVLANLLDNAFKYAGEGAHVDMKAALAGEWVRISVQDDGPGIPDEALARATERFFRVDASRHQRGNGLGLSIVAAVVALHGGRLTLENTTPGLRVAIDLPPANLSKS, from the coding sequence ATGTCGCTGAGTGACTTCCGCCATTCGGTCGTCTTCCGCATGGCCGCCGGCTACGGCGTCCTCCTGCTGTTGTCGGTGACGCTGATCGCTGCCGTGTTTTATGTCGGCACTGCCGGCATCCTGCGCAGCAATATCGACGAACAACTGCGCAGCCGCTCGCGCCAGCTGGTGCAGGAAGAACACCAGCACGGCATCGGCGCGCTGGCAAAGGACATCCACGACCTGCTCACCGACAACCAGGACACGGACACCGAGATCTACCTGCTGCTCGATCCGCACGGCCGCAAGCTGATCGGCAACCTGACCGCCTGGCCTGCCACAGCGGTCGCCACCGACGGCCTGCACCAGCTGGAAGTCGACCGCCTCGACCGACATTCATCCAGTCGCCTGCTCACCCATCGCTTTGCCGATGGCAGCACGTTGCTGGTGGGCCGCGACATGCAGGACGTGCGCACGCTTGAGCGCCTCATCGAGGTGGCGTTCGCCATCGGCGGCCTGTTCGCGCTGCTGCTGGCGGGCGGTGGCGCCCTGCTGTTCCGCTCCCAGCTGCAACGGCAACTCAAGGCGATCCACCGCACCACCACGGCGGTGTCTGCCGGCCGGCTGGATCGTCGCATTGCCGTGGGACGCCCGCGCGACGAATTCGCCATCGTGGCCCGCGACGTGAACGACATGCTCGACCAGATCGAGCGCCTGATGGACAACACCCGCCAGGTCTCCAATGCCATCGCCCATGACCTGCGTACGCCGCTGGGACGCGTGCGGGCCACGCTCGAGCAGGCATTGCGCTCGCCGCATCGCCAAACCCGGCTTCCCCATGATGCGCAGTACGCCATCGACGAAATCGACGGCCTGATCACCGTGCTCGACAAGATGCTGCAGATCGCCGAAGCGGAATCGGGCGTGCGACGCGGCAGCTTTGAGGCGGTGCCGCTGCGCGGCCTGCTCGCGGATATCGTGGAGCTGTACCAGCCCGCTGCCGAAATGCGCTCGATCCACCTGCGCTTCGCCGTGGACGGCGAACCCGCCGTGCTGGCCGACAGGCACCTGCTGGCCAACGTGCTCGCCAACCTGCTCGACAACGCCTTCAAGTACGCCGGTGAAGGCGCGCACGTCGACATGAAGGCCGCGCTTGCCGGCGAATGGGTTCGCATCAGCGTCCAGGACGATGGCCCTGGCATTCCCGACGAGGCGCTGGCGCGGGCGACGGAACGCTTCTTCCGCGTGGATGCCAGCCGCCACCAGCGTGGCAATGGCCTGGGCCTGAGCATCGTGGCCGCGGTGGTCGCCCTGCATGGCGGCCGATTGACCCTGGAGAACACCACGCCGGGGCTGCGCGTGGCCATCGACCTGCCGCCGGCAAACCTTTCCAAATCGTAA
- a CDS encoding efflux RND transporter periplasmic adaptor subunit, with protein sequence MKKHQGRLVAAACLLAAILLAVGLHPASTSADNAATRAAPPPDVQDVTINAQQARQVRVAPVATRDFTPGIDAVGYVDFNQDRLAQVNSPYAGRVREVFAKAGDTVKRDQPLFSVDSPDLAQAEATLVSAAAARVQTGAALERARGMAQVQANAPRDLEQAISDQQTAEGNYQAARRALHIFGKNDADIERIAATRRVDGELRIDSPIDGQVSTRNIAVGDLVQPGNSPAPFTVSDGDSLWLVANVSEDEAAQVHVGDHLAATLSAWPQRALAATVDYVGNSSDPATHRVTLRSVLHAPPAGLRAQMLATYRIDTAAPVRHDAVPVDAVVREGTGAMVVFTTTDGLRFTRHPVQLGPLQDGYYPVLSGLPASQRIATEGALFLSNALALQSQ encoded by the coding sequence ATGAAGAAGCATCAAGGACGACTGGTCGCCGCCGCCTGCCTGTTGGCGGCCATCCTGCTGGCCGTAGGTCTGCATCCGGCGAGCACCTCGGCGGACAACGCTGCCACACGCGCCGCGCCCCCGCCCGATGTGCAGGACGTCACCATCAATGCGCAGCAGGCCCGCCAGGTACGGGTCGCGCCCGTAGCCACGCGCGACTTCACGCCCGGCATCGACGCCGTGGGCTACGTGGATTTCAACCAGGATCGGCTCGCCCAGGTCAATTCGCCCTACGCCGGACGCGTGCGGGAGGTCTTTGCCAAGGCCGGCGACACGGTCAAGCGCGACCAGCCGCTGTTTTCGGTGGACAGCCCGGACCTCGCGCAGGCCGAAGCGACCCTGGTCAGCGCCGCCGCCGCGCGCGTGCAGACGGGCGCCGCACTGGAGCGCGCCCGGGGCATGGCGCAGGTGCAGGCCAACGCGCCGCGCGACCTGGAGCAGGCGATATCGGATCAGCAGACGGCCGAGGGCAACTATCAAGCCGCACGTCGCGCCCTGCATATCTTCGGCAAGAACGACGCAGACATTGAGCGCATCGCCGCCACGCGGCGCGTCGATGGTGAGCTGCGGATCGACAGCCCCATCGACGGTCAGGTGAGCACACGCAACATCGCGGTCGGCGACCTGGTGCAGCCGGGCAACAGCCCTGCACCATTCACCGTTTCCGATGGCGACAGCCTGTGGCTGGTGGCCAACGTCAGCGAAGACGAGGCGGCGCAGGTCCACGTAGGCGACCATCTGGCCGCCACACTCTCCGCATGGCCGCAGCGAGCCCTCGCGGCCACGGTCGACTACGTCGGCAACAGTTCCGACCCTGCAACACATCGCGTGACCCTGCGCTCCGTGCTGCATGCACCGCCGGCCGGCCTGCGCGCACAGATGCTGGCCACCTATCGCATCGATACCGCGGCGCCCGTGCGCCACGACGCGGTACCCGTCGACGCCGTGGTACGTGAAGGCACCGGCGCGATGGTGGTGTTCACCACCACCGACGGCCTGCGCTTTACCCGGCACCCCGTGCAGCTCGGGCCGCTGCAGGACGGCTATTACCCAGTGCTGTCTGGCCTTCCCGCCAGCCAGCGCATTGCCACCGAAGGCGCGCTGTTCCTCAGCAACGCGCTGGCGCTGCAGTCGCAGTAA
- a CDS encoding efflux RND transporter permease subunit, which produces MFRGLVAFALTRRAIVLMSLAAFAIAGLVAYAKLNIEAYPNPAPVILEITAQAPGLSAEEMERSYTRPMEVGLATTPGVESIRSTSFYGLSFVRVTFKYGTDYYFDYTQAALALQQNVSLPNNVQPQIQASSLVGEIFRYQLVGPRSTSLTELRTLQDWVVTRRLLSVPGIAQVVTWGGTTKEYDVEADLRKLQGYGITLPQLVSAIGNANSNVGGRTINIGQQSVNIRGVGLIKDVDDIGNIVLNQSNGTPVLVKDVAKIDVGAVPRLGRAGRDTQDDVVTGIVVMNRTLQTNEVVARVKDEVARLNSDGTLPPGVKLVPFYDRSTLVAVTTHTVLHNLIFGCLLVFLIQWIFLGDLRSAIIVSANIPVALFFSIIILVLLGDSANLLSLGAVDFGIIVDSAVILIENIFRNFQKTHEQQREMLHDAAQSDLGTYMRGGAAHGWTDRIRLLFISAMQVDRAVLFSSAITVAAFIPLFTMQGVEGQIFNPMARTYAYALTGALIATFTVSPVLASLLLPRNVKETETLFVRAIRRVYTPVLRWALERRRTTVGLGIGFLLVAAVLLTRVGTEFLPALEEGNLWIRASMPPTISLEAGEDKVSALRHILLRHPEVVTVVSQHGRPDDGSDASGFYNVELFVPLKPQDEWPAGHTKEKLVAELQQEFENTLPGVEFNFSQYIQDNIEEGLSGVKGANSVKIVGPELPELERLADEVMQQMRQVPGVQDLGVFHVLGQPNLNITVDRARAARYGLNTGDINTVVQAAAGGTSATTVLEGERQFDLVVRLAPQYRRSIEDIGNIQVGYTLPNGGTGYVPLREVAKISLDTGASYIYHERNERFVPVKFSVRGRDLGGTVAEAQRRIAEHVTLPPGYHLSWAGEFNDLQQAKQRLAVVLPIAVGLILALLFALFNSLRDSLLTLAAIPFSIGGGIVALYLSGLDFSISAAIGFVSLFGVSVMNGILVITYFNHLIFEGRSPVEAMAEAAEQRMRPMLMTALSACIGLLPAALSTGIGSQVQRPLATVVVGGMLIGPVMLLIVAPALQVLVVEWSQNRRKRRSHAGETP; this is translated from the coding sequence GTGTTCCGTGGTCTTGTCGCCTTCGCGCTGACCCGCCGCGCCATCGTGCTGATGTCGCTGGCGGCGTTCGCCATTGCCGGGCTGGTGGCGTACGCCAAGCTCAATATCGAGGCATATCCCAATCCCGCGCCGGTGATCCTGGAGATCACGGCGCAGGCGCCCGGCCTTTCCGCCGAGGAAATGGAACGTAGCTACACGCGCCCCATGGAAGTGGGCCTGGCGACCACGCCGGGCGTGGAGAGCATCCGCTCCACTTCGTTCTACGGCCTGTCGTTCGTGCGCGTCACCTTCAAGTACGGCACCGACTACTACTTCGATTACACACAGGCCGCGCTGGCGCTGCAGCAGAACGTCAGCCTGCCCAACAACGTGCAGCCGCAGATCCAGGCCTCCAGCCTGGTGGGCGAGATCTTCCGCTACCAGCTGGTCGGGCCGCGATCGACCAGCCTTACCGAACTGCGCACCCTGCAGGACTGGGTAGTCACGCGGCGCCTGCTGTCGGTGCCGGGTATTGCCCAGGTCGTGACCTGGGGCGGCACCACCAAGGAGTACGACGTCGAAGCGGACCTGCGCAAGCTGCAGGGCTACGGCATCACCCTGCCCCAGCTGGTCAGCGCCATCGGCAACGCCAACAGCAACGTCGGCGGGCGCACCATCAACATCGGCCAGCAGTCGGTGAACATCCGTGGCGTCGGCCTGATCAAGGATGTCGACGACATCGGCAACATCGTGCTCAACCAGTCCAACGGCACGCCGGTGCTGGTGAAGGACGTGGCAAAGATCGACGTGGGCGCGGTGCCGCGACTGGGCCGCGCCGGGCGCGACACCCAGGATGATGTGGTCACCGGCATCGTCGTGATGAACCGCACGCTGCAGACCAATGAAGTGGTGGCACGCGTCAAGGACGAAGTGGCCCGGCTCAACAGCGACGGCACCTTGCCGCCCGGCGTGAAGCTGGTGCCCTTCTACGATCGCTCGACGCTGGTCGCGGTAACCACCCACACGGTGCTGCACAACCTGATCTTCGGTTGCCTGCTGGTATTCCTGATCCAGTGGATCTTCCTGGGCGACCTGCGCAGCGCCATCATCGTGAGCGCCAATATCCCGGTGGCCCTGTTTTTCAGCATCATCATCCTGGTGCTGCTGGGCGACTCGGCCAACCTGCTTTCGCTGGGCGCAGTGGACTTCGGCATCATCGTCGACTCGGCGGTGATCCTGATCGAGAACATCTTCCGCAACTTCCAGAAGACCCACGAACAACAGCGCGAGATGCTGCACGATGCCGCGCAGAGCGACCTGGGCACCTATATGCGCGGTGGCGCCGCCCACGGCTGGACGGACCGCATCCGGTTGCTCTTCATCAGCGCCATGCAGGTGGACCGCGCCGTGCTGTTCTCCTCGGCCATCACGGTGGCGGCGTTCATCCCGCTGTTCACCATGCAGGGCGTGGAAGGCCAGATCTTCAACCCGATGGCGCGCACCTACGCCTATGCACTGACCGGTGCGCTGATCGCCACTTTCACCGTCTCGCCCGTACTGGCCTCCCTGCTGCTGCCCAGGAATGTCAAGGAAACCGAGACGCTGTTCGTGCGCGCGATTCGCCGTGTATATACGCCGGTGTTGCGCTGGGCGCTGGAACGGCGCCGCACCACGGTCGGTCTGGGCATCGGCTTCCTGCTCGTCGCCGCCGTGTTGCTGACGCGCGTGGGTACGGAGTTCCTTCCCGCGCTGGAGGAAGGCAACCTGTGGATCCGTGCCTCCATGCCGCCCACCATCTCGCTGGAGGCGGGCGAAGACAAGGTGAGCGCGCTGCGTCACATCCTGCTCCGGCACCCGGAAGTGGTCACCGTGGTGTCGCAGCATGGCCGCCCCGACGATGGCAGTGACGCCTCCGGCTTCTACAACGTGGAGCTGTTCGTTCCGCTGAAACCGCAGGACGAGTGGCCGGCCGGGCATACGAAGGAAAAGCTGGTGGCCGAGTTGCAGCAGGAGTTCGAAAACACGCTGCCCGGCGTGGAATTCAATTTCTCGCAGTACATCCAGGACAACATCGAGGAAGGCCTTTCCGGCGTGAAGGGCGCCAACTCGGTGAAGATCGTCGGCCCCGAGCTGCCCGAACTCGAACGCCTCGCCGACGAGGTCATGCAGCAGATGCGGCAGGTGCCCGGCGTACAGGACCTGGGCGTTTTCCATGTGCTTGGCCAGCCCAACCTCAACATCACCGTCGACCGCGCCAGGGCGGCGCGCTATGGCCTCAACACCGGCGACATCAACACCGTGGTGCAGGCGGCCGCAGGCGGCACTTCGGCAACCACCGTACTGGAGGGCGAGCGCCAGTTCGACCTGGTGGTTCGCCTGGCGCCGCAGTATCGCCGCAGCATAGAGGACATCGGCAACATCCAGGTGGGCTACACCCTGCCCAACGGCGGCACGGGTTACGTCCCGCTGCGCGAGGTCGCCAAGATCAGTCTCGACACCGGCGCGTCGTACATCTACCACGAACGCAACGAGCGATTCGTGCCGGTGAAGTTCAGCGTGCGCGGACGCGACCTGGGTGGCACCGTGGCCGAGGCGCAGCGACGCATCGCCGAACACGTCACGCTGCCGCCGGGCTATCACCTTTCATGGGCCGGTGAATTCAACGACCTGCAGCAGGCCAAGCAACGCCTGGCGGTGGTTCTGCCCATCGCGGTGGGGCTGATCCTGGCGCTGCTGTTCGCCCTGTTCAACTCACTGCGCGACAGCCTGCTCACCCTGGCGGCGATTCCCTTCTCCATCGGCGGCGGCATCGTCGCCCTGTATCTGTCCGGGCTGGACTTCAGCATTTCCGCGGCCATCGGTTTCGTATCGCTGTTCGGCGTATCGGTGATGAACGGCATTCTGGTCATCACGTACTTCAATCACCTGATCTTCGAAGGGCGCTCGCCCGTGGAGGCCATGGCCGAGGCCGCCGAGCAACGCATGCGCCCGATGCTGATGACCGCGCTCTCGGCCTGCATCGGCCTGCTGCCTGCGGCCTTGTCCACCGGTATCGGCAGCCAGGTGCAACGCCCGCTGGCCACCGTGGTGGTGGGCGGCATGTTGATCGGCCCGGTCATGCTGCTGATCGTGGCTCCCGCATTGCAGGTGCTGGTGGTGGAGTGGTCGCAAAACCGTCGCAAGCGCCGCAGCCACGCGGGAGAGACGCCATGA
- a CDS encoding efflux transporter outer membrane subunit, translating into MKLPRWSVLAASITVCAGCAVGPDYQRPTTPAPAQFTRQPLADTTHSASGASQQWSSSETIAQTWWQVFGSDALNHRVERALSRNPDIAAATAALRAAQENVAAQRATFFPSAQLGYSPSRQRDAVGTLSPTLTSNATYYTLHTAQLSISYAPDVFGLNRRTVESQQAQADNQHYQLEAARLSLAANVVNAAIQEASLRAQIDATTAVIDAQTRALAILHDQARLGYASALDVAAQESALAQARQALPALEKQLEQNRDLLAVLCGDTPDQAGAPEFDLEHLTLPVTLPQTLPSQLVTQRPDVRAAEENVHDASAQVGVALANRLPQFTLSGGYGGSSTSFTRMFTDDNVFWSLAGSVSQTVFDFGALKHKQRAAEATLQQSAAQYRSVVLGAFQNVADTLYAIDSDARALAAADDAEKAAQRTLSLTQKQQQLGYVNALALINAQQAYQQARVSRVQAQAARLSDTAALIQALGGGWQGSSLPN; encoded by the coding sequence ATGAAGCTGCCACGCTGGAGCGTACTTGCCGCGAGCATCACCGTGTGCGCCGGCTGCGCGGTCGGCCCCGACTACCAGCGTCCGACCACCCCGGCGCCCGCACAGTTCACCCGCCAGCCCCTGGCAGACACCACCCACAGCGCGAGCGGTGCCTCCCAGCAGTGGTCGTCCAGCGAAACCATCGCGCAGACCTGGTGGCAGGTATTCGGCTCCGACGCACTGAACCATCGCGTCGAGCGCGCACTGTCCCGCAACCCGGACATCGCCGCCGCCACCGCCGCCCTGCGCGCGGCGCAGGAGAACGTGGCCGCACAGCGGGCAACCTTCTTCCCGTCCGCCCAGCTCGGCTATTCGCCCTCTCGCCAGCGCGATGCGGTAGGCACGCTTTCGCCCACGCTGACCTCAAACGCCACCTACTACACGCTGCATACAGCGCAACTCAGCATCAGCTACGCGCCGGACGTGTTCGGCCTCAACCGGCGCACGGTGGAGTCGCAGCAGGCACAGGCAGACAACCAGCACTACCAGCTGGAAGCCGCACGCCTGAGCCTGGCGGCCAACGTGGTCAATGCTGCGATACAGGAAGCCTCGTTGCGTGCGCAGATCGACGCGACCACGGCCGTGATCGACGCACAGACCCGGGCTCTCGCCATCCTGCATGACCAGGCGAGGCTGGGTTACGCCTCGGCCCTGGACGTGGCCGCGCAGGAAAGTGCCCTCGCGCAGGCCCGTCAAGCGTTGCCCGCACTGGAAAAACAGCTGGAGCAGAACCGCGATCTGCTTGCCGTACTCTGCGGCGATACGCCGGATCAGGCCGGGGCTCCCGAGTTCGACCTGGAACACCTGACCCTGCCGGTGACGCTGCCGCAGACGCTGCCCTCGCAACTGGTCACGCAACGCCCCGATGTGCGGGCGGCCGAAGAAAACGTGCACGACGCCAGCGCTCAGGTTGGTGTGGCGCTGGCCAACCGCCTGCCTCAGTTCACCCTTTCGGGAGGCTACGGCGGCAGCTCGACGTCATTCACGCGCATGTTCACTGATGACAATGTGTTCTGGAGCCTTGCCGGCAGCGTCAGCCAGACTGTGTTCGACTTTGGCGCACTCAAGCACAAGCAACGCGCCGCGGAAGCCACCCTGCAGCAATCGGCTGCCCAATATCGCAGTGTGGTGCTTGGCGCCTTCCAGAACGTGGCCGACACGCTGTATGCGATCGACAGCGATGCACGCGCGCTGGCCGCTGCGGACGATGCCGAGAAGGCTGCGCAACGCACGCTTTCCCTCACGCAGAAGCAGCAGCAGCTTGGCTATGTCAACGCGCTGGCGCTGATCAATGCGCAGCAGGCGTATCAACAGGCGCGTGTCTCGCGGGTGCAGGCGCAGGCGGCGCGATTGAGTGATACGGCGGCACTGATTCAGGCGCTGGGGGGTGGGTGGCAGGGTTCGTCCCTGCCGAACTGA
- the gltX gene encoding glutamate--tRNA ligase — protein MTVRTRFAPSPTGFLHIGGARTALYCWLEARRRGGEFVLRIEDTDRERSTEEAVQAILDGMSWLGLRHDEGPVYQTARLERYKQVADELLKAGLAYYAYESKEEIEAMREAAYAKGEKPRYNGYYRDRNEPYRDDPNRVMRFKNPLEGSVVFEDKVKGRIEWANAELDDLVIFRSDGWPTYNFAVVVDDIDMGITEVIRGDDHVNNTPRQINIYKALGKPVPEFAHLPMILGPDGQKLSKRHGAVSVMQYRDDGFLPHALLNYLVRLGWSHGDQEIFSAEEMIRLFDVADVNKAASRFDVTKLSWLNQHYLKTEEPSSIAPEFEWHLSQAGIDFSKGPNPADVIVALRDRVQTLKEMAERAKIWYGPITEWDEKAVAKHLQNDSAVAVLEAAKALLVDVEWKPEPIHGVIEQVAAKLELGMGKIAQPLRVAMTGTQVSPSIDHTIYLAGREVALKRVDDAIAKAKG, from the coding sequence ATGACCGTCCGCACTCGTTTTGCCCCCAGTCCCACCGGCTTCCTGCATATCGGCGGTGCCCGCACGGCGCTGTATTGCTGGCTGGAGGCACGCCGCCGCGGCGGTGAATTCGTGTTGCGCATCGAGGATACCGACCGCGAGCGCTCCACCGAAGAGGCCGTGCAGGCCATCCTGGACGGCATGAGCTGGCTGGGCCTGCGCCACGATGAGGGCCCGGTTTACCAGACCGCACGCCTGGAGCGCTACAAGCAGGTCGCCGACGAGTTGCTCAAGGCCGGCCTCGCTTACTACGCCTACGAATCCAAGGAAGAGATCGAGGCCATGCGCGAGGCCGCGTACGCCAAGGGCGAAAAGCCGCGCTACAACGGCTATTACCGCGACCGCAACGAGCCGTACCGTGACGATCCGAACCGCGTCATGCGTTTCAAGAACCCGTTGGAAGGCTCGGTGGTGTTCGAAGACAAGGTGAAAGGCCGCATCGAGTGGGCCAATGCCGAACTCGACGACCTGGTGATCTTCCGCTCCGACGGCTGGCCGACCTATAACTTCGCCGTCGTGGTCGACGACATCGACATGGGCATCACCGAGGTGATCCGTGGCGATGACCATGTGAACAACACGCCGCGCCAGATCAACATCTACAAGGCGCTCGGCAAGCCGGTGCCGGAGTTCGCGCACCTGCCCATGATCCTTGGCCCGGACGGCCAGAAGCTGAGCAAGCGCCATGGCGCGGTGAGCGTGATGCAGTACCGTGACGACGGCTTCCTGCCGCACGCGCTGCTGAACTACCTGGTGCGGCTGGGCTGGTCCCATGGCGACCAGGAAATCTTCTCCGCAGAGGAGATGATCCGCCTGTTCGACGTGGCCGACGTCAACAAGGCCGCGTCGCGCTTCGACGTCACCAAGCTGTCGTGGCTCAACCAGCACTACCTGAAGACGGAAGAGCCGTCATCCATCGCGCCGGAATTCGAGTGGCACCTCAGCCAGGCCGGCATCGATTTCAGCAAGGGCCCGAACCCGGCCGACGTCATCGTCGCGCTGCGCGATCGCGTGCAGACGCTGAAGGAAATGGCCGAGCGCGCGAAGATCTGGTACGGCCCGATCACCGAGTGGGACGAGAAGGCGGTAGCCAAGCATCTGCAGAACGACAGCGCCGTTGCCGTGCTGGAAGCGGCAAAGGCCCTGCTTGTCGACGTTGAGTGGAAGCCGGAGCCGATCCACGGCGTGATCGAACAGGTGGCAGCGAAGCTGGAACTGGGCATGGGCAAGATTGCCCAGCCGCTGCGCGTGGCGATGACGGGCACGCAGGTGTCGCCGTCGATTGACCACACCATTTACCTGGCGGGGCGCGAGGTGGCGTTGAAGCGGGTGGATGACGCGATCGCGAAGGCGAAGGGCTAA
- a CDS encoding transporter, whose translation MAASAAHADDNPGYDRPGLGFTPVALSRGDVTIEQGLPTWTRDHLGAGQIQSQYTTDSLIRLGLGGPFEAQLGTSPFNAVQTTGAGDDSWAHGRGDTILGLKYAPCKAVAKFTWGLLGSVEFTDGDQAVRNEHRQYLLGADLNWQVTDNDGVGAYLEQTHSGHDGQSTLAVNESHVLSHVLVGYVELAQVHERGERSGTEAGTGVAWQLNRRVQIDGGVRARIAGHAQLWMASMGVSVFLGR comes from the coding sequence TTGGCCGCCAGCGCGGCCCACGCAGACGACAACCCAGGCTACGACCGCCCCGGCCTCGGCTTCACTCCGGTGGCGCTCAGCCGTGGCGACGTGACCATCGAGCAGGGGCTACCCACCTGGACGCGCGACCATTTGGGCGCCGGCCAGATCCAGTCCCAATACACCACCGACAGCCTGATCCGGCTGGGTCTCGGAGGCCCGTTCGAAGCGCAGCTGGGCACCTCGCCATTCAATGCCGTGCAAACCACCGGCGCCGGCGACGACAGCTGGGCACACGGTCGCGGGGACACCATCCTTGGCCTCAAGTATGCCCCCTGCAAGGCGGTTGCGAAGTTCACCTGGGGACTGCTGGGCAGCGTGGAGTTCACCGACGGTGATCAGGCGGTGCGCAACGAGCACCGGCAATACCTCCTCGGCGCGGACCTTAACTGGCAGGTCACGGACAATGACGGTGTCGGCGCTTATCTGGAGCAAACCCACAGTGGCCACGACGGCCAGAGCACCCTCGCCGTGAACGAAAGCCACGTGCTGAGCCACGTGCTGGTGGGTTATGTGGAACTGGCGCAGGTGCACGAACGCGGCGAGCGCAGCGGCACCGAAGCCGGCACCGGCGTTGCCTGGCAGCTCAACCGCCGCGTGCAGATCGATGGGGGCGTGCGCGCCCGCATCGCGGGACACGCCCAGCTGTGGATGGCCAGCATGGGCGTGTCGGTGTTCCTCGGCCGCTAA
- a CDS encoding DUF4399 domain-containing protein yields MKRFLLAVALAGLTGAVFAADAPTLPVTKAPAGAEVYIISPKDGAIVGTEVTVQFGLKGMGVAPAGTKKEGTGHHHLLVDVKDLPAAGQPIPKDEQHLHFGNGQTETTLKLAPGKHTLQLELADENHIPFEPAIVSKPITITVK; encoded by the coding sequence ATGAAACGCTTTCTGCTCGCTGTTGCGCTTGCCGGCCTGACGGGCGCGGTCTTTGCTGCGGACGCCCCGACGTTGCCCGTGACCAAGGCGCCGGCCGGCGCCGAGGTTTACATCATTTCGCCCAAGGACGGCGCCATTGTCGGTACGGAAGTGACCGTGCAATTCGGCCTCAAGGGCATGGGCGTGGCACCTGCCGGCACGAAGAAAGAAGGCACCGGTCATCACCACCTGCTGGTGGACGTGAAGGACCTGCCGGCCGCCGGCCAGCCGATCCCGAAGGACGAGCAGCACCTGCACTTCGGCAACGGCCAGACCGAAACCACGCTGAAGCTGGCACCCGGCAAGCACACGCTGCAGCTCGAGCTTGCCGACGAAAACCACATTCCGTTCGAGCCGGCCATTGTCTCCAAGCCGATCACCATCACGGTGAAGTAA